CTGAGTCTCTCTAATATTTTTCCGGCAGGCACATTGCTTGTCAGTCTTTCAGCCATATCCGGCGCGACCTTTTGCATGAATGACGTTCTGAGCAACAGGTCCCGGGTCGACCCTTCCGTTTTGTTGAAAACCTCACTGGCGAAATAATCGAACAGCTCGCCCTGCGTTTTCAATTCCCCGCCCGCATTGAACCCTCCGCGCCTCGCCTCTTCAATCATCAGAACGAGACCCGCCGCCCAACCGTCGGTCTTGGTTTGCAGCGACGATAATGCCTCGTCGCTCATGCCGCATGATTCTCCGGCAATCATCTCTTTTGTTTCTTCAACGGTAAACCGGATGTCGTCCCATCCGACAATACGCATCTTCCTGCCGGCCCTGATGCGCGAAAGCTGTGGCGGCGGTTCTGCCCGGCTGATGATGACTACGCTTATCCCTTCGGGGATTACCTCCAGGGCCTGCGACATCATCTCATGAAAGGCCTGGCCGGGTGCGTCCTGGTAGTTGTCGAAGACGATTACCCCCCCGGTTCCCTTCTTTGACGGGGAAGGACTTCGGGGCAGCAACCTGCCGTACAGGTTTTCAAAATAACGCCTTGTAAATGTCTGGATGCCGAGCAGGTATTCGGGGGTCAGGAGGGGAAGTGGTTTTTTATTCTTCGGGGCGGATTTTTTTCCGGCAAGCCCCATGTAGTAAAAGAAAGTGGCGAGGTCCCCGTCGCCTTCATCGACCTGATACCAGAGGCACGGGAGCTTTCTGGAATCCAACCAACTTGCCGCAAGCGAGGTCTTGCCGGAGCCGGCCGGGGCGCAAACCCATGTAACAGGCCCCGTCCGGGCCTCGTCAAGAGCGTGAAAAAGCCTTTTCCTTTGGAAAATATTCGAAATAGTCGGACGAGTGATTTTTGTCAGAGATGGGGATATGGGCATCATGAAGCTTCTTGTCAAATTTATAAAAATTCATTTTTTATACTATTTTAAGTGACAAATTGCAATCACATTTAATGCAGACTTTATTTAAATACATACAGAGAAAACGGCACTGCCTTAAAGATAAAGCCCATGAACGAAAGTCCATGGGCTTAAATACTGCTTTCTTCCAATTTTTCTTTTGTTTCCGGTTCAATACCCTTTGCCGAACCTCTTTCTCGCAAGGACCAGCCCGGCCTGAACCGAGGAGGAACAGAGTGCCGGGTTCGGAACCCGAGCCCCCTATGTTGCCAATATCAACTGCTCTCGCTTTATGGTTCTGCATAAACGGGAGGCAACACCTGATAATTTGTAGCTTACATGGGAACTATTGTGCAGAAGGTCTATGTGTACACAATCCAAACGGTCCATAAGTCCAGTCTTCTGCTCCCCAGCATAGCATTGCGGTCCCATCAGCGTAAGTTGTCACCTGACCTGAAACTGTTAAAAAACTTAAATTTCCTGAGTTTGAAAGTGTTCCGCTACCGGTTATTATTCCATGGTTTGGATTTGAAGGTGATAATGTGATATTACCTGTCCAGCTAAATAAAAAAACTACACTGTTAGTAATACTGTAGTACCCTGAATATACCCCTGATACAGAATCACCAGAAACCGTATCGCTCTCCGTGTATATCCAGCTTTCTCCTGATGGCGCAGTATTGGCTTCACCACCAGCATAGGTGCCTTCAAATGTGTTAGTTTTTTTTGACATTTCATTTGACTCGTTACTCTCAATGCCTGTTGAATCCAACGATGTCACAACGAAGTAATAAGTTGTTCCTCTACTAAGGCCCATTACAGTGTACGACGTGCCGGTTGCTTCCGCTGTACCCATGTAATTGGTTTTGCTTACGCCAGTGCTTGTAAGCCAGTAGACCTTGTATCCAGTCGCACCCTGGACCGGGTTCCAGTTTAAGGCAACCTGTTCTACTCCAGATGTAGCCTCCAACCCGGTAAGCGCACTTATCTTGGACAGGGTCGCCGACACTGTCGTTGAAACCTCCTCAATCCCATCATACAGAACGAAGGAGAACGGGACATCTTGATCGCTTGAAGGATCCTGCAGGAACTCAAACGTAAGCTCGATCTTGTCTCCAAGCGCCCTTGATGATCCCCTTATATTGCTGCTAGATATGCTTTGTATTGCATAATCCGCCGGATCGGCCACCTCGGTGAGAGTGTTTTCCGCATCCACCCCCATTATCTGGTCGACCCAGGCCTGAGGCAGCAAGGATATTACAGGAGTGATTACTGATTTCAAAGTCTCCACCGCGCTCTTTAACTGTGCATTCCGTATCGAATATGTCGACATGATCTGAAAGGTCATGGGAACGCCAGAATCAAACGACGGATTGGAGGTGGAAACACCGGCCGCAACTGTTTTCATGCTTACGAGGACAATACCTGGCCCTGTCGAAAGGTTTTTGGATTCCAATATATCATCGAAAAGTTTTCCAACACACTTGGTAAGCGCGTGCTCTTCATCTGCGAGAGTTTTCACAAGGCTGTCCAGCAATAAGCCGACAGCAATGCCCGCCGCGATTGCGCCGAGTATAGGCATTGTCTGACCTGCAATAATTGCGACTGCGGCAGCGCCTACCAATGCTTTGGTCCTCAGGACGCTCCCTACGAACTGAATGGTTCCATTGAGACAGTCCGACTCGCTGAATGCCTTTAAGGAGGCCGCGGTCATGGCATTGCCGGCCATAATATTCGCATTCAGGAAGTTCGCGAGCCATAATTTCTCTTCCTGACTCAACGAATCCATATTTGCTGATTGCGCCGCAAGATTGTCCCTGACCTCTATGAGCTTTGAAAGAATCTCTTCCGAACCGGCCACACCGGTCAGGCTGTTTATCTGTTCATCGAGAGAACCAGCAACGCTGGTTACAAGATCGTTAATATAGGCTTCAGGGTCTTCGATTGATGGAAGAGAGCCTACCGTTAACGGGAGGCTATATGCCTCGCCTTCAATATCGATATCAATGGTATGCGCGCCGGGGCTCAATTCAGGAAGGAGAAAGGCCAACGTATCCCCGGAAATTCGATAAATAGTGATTGGGTTCCCATCCAGAGTTCCCTGATAACTATCCGAAGAGAGCGTCAGGTTGGAAGATTTGACACTGGCGACCTGATACGGCACAAATGAGCTCCCTTCTTCAAAATAGAGGGGCTCGTTATTATTCGAGCTGCCTAAATTCCCTCCCCCGCCTCCTCCACAACCAGTAACAAAAATAAAAACGGCTAAGAACGCATAGATGAATACGGTTTTCAAGCGCTGCATGTTTTCTAACACCTCAATTTTAATAATTTTTCTAAAACTTATTAAGCATTTGCATTTTCGTGCTAGTCGCCTTTGGGGCGATAAAATCTCCCTTAAACCACCTGCGACAGCGTCCGGCTAAAAAGTGGCGTCTAATTCCACCCAATTTTTCTTTCAAGAAAAATAGCACGAGTTGAACTACAGATTGACTACAGATTGATTTTTTTCGAACCTGCTGAATTTTCAGGAGGATTTCGGAAAAGGCACAGACATGTTTTATACTGTGCTGGGCTATATCAGCCGCCTCGGCCCGATTCAGGTGAATTCGTCGATTAGGTTTGTTGAAGTCGGGGACTAATTTCGACCCGGGCATCGGGCATCTTCCCCCGCACGCGAGGGTCCCGGTATAGCAACATTATTCCGGATCTGCCTTAAGAGGCATTAAAGTCGGAAAGTACGGAATATACCAAATAGGTTTACGGCCTTGATAAAAAAAAGGCGCAGGTTGACAAACCGCGTTTTTGGATTATGGTCTTTTTACAAAAATAATGATGTCCGTTGACGGGCCACGCCCAGCATTATTTCGGGCCAGGCCGGGCCAAAAGCTCAATATGGAAAAGACTACCCTGCACGAGGGGTTTTGCATCTCGATCAATGCAATGAAGCCGCTCCGGCGGTATATGCACCGGACCTTCGAGAGGGCCGTCGAGCAAAACCTGGCCAATATCCTGGGCCTCATAGAGCGCGATCCAAATGCCGTTCTCCTTGACTGCGGCTGCGACGACGGGGCCCTCACCAGGAGATTTGCCGCGAAGGCTGAGACGACAAAGGTCCACGGCATAGAAATAAATCCGGCCGGAATCGCAGGCGCCGCCGGCAACGGCATTAATGCCGAGCCCGCTGACCTGAACGGCAGACTTCCTTTCGATGATGGCAGCTTCGATGTGGTCTCCGCAAACCAGATCATAGAGCACCTCCATAATACTGAGATGTTCCTTGACGAGATTTACAGGGTGCTAAAAAAAGGCGGATACGCGCTCATATCCACGGAAAACCTCGCGAGCTGGCACAACATCGCCGCCCTGTTAATGGGTTGGCAGCCTTTCTCATTGACGAACGTGAGCGCCAGATACCTCGGCATCGGGAACCCGCTCGCGCTCCACAGGGGTAAATCAATCTCGCATGAGGCGTGGCAGCACCTGAGGGTCTTTAGCTTTCGCGGGCTCAAGGAGCTTTTCGAGCTAAAGGGCTTCAGGGTGGAGAAACTACTGGGCGCGGGATACTTCCCGCTTCCGGGTTTTTTCGCCGCAGTCGATCCCAGGCATGCCGCTTTCCTTACGGCCAAGATAAGGAAGGCGTAATTGATCCCGGCCAGGTATGAAGACAGCACAGGCCAGCGCCTTACGGGCAGGCACAGGAAGAGCTTCCGTTTTATTAACGGAATCGAGGGCATCAGGGTGCTCGACGTCGGCTGCTCGTACGGCTGGTTCGAAAAATGGGCGCTCGACAACGGATGCAACCGGGTCATAGCCATAGAGCCCGATGCCGGGACATTGAGGGAGGCCAGGGCGCAGGCGCCGGGGGCAGCGTACTTGCGGGCGTCATCATTGAAGCTGCCTTTACGGAGCGCGTCGGTCGAGAAAGCTGTCCTCTGGGAGGTGCTGGAGCACCTGCCGAGGGGGAGCGAAATAGACGCACTCAGGGAGATAAACCGGGTACTTAAGAAAGGCGGATGCCTTTACCTCTCAACGCCCCATAAGACTTTCTGGGCCTGCGCGCTGGATCCGGCGTGGTGGCTGGTCTCGCACAGGCACTATTCCCTTGACGAGCTGAGGGAGGCTGCCCGCAGGGCCGGGTTCGAGGTGGCCGGGGTGGATTTCGGGGGCGGGGCCTGGGAGCTTTTTTCGATGATACTTCTATATGTATTCAAATGGTGCTTCAGGAGGGATGTCCCCTTCAAGGATATCCTTGAGTCCAGAAGAGACCGGGAGTTCGCTTCCCCCGGCGGCTGGACCAACGTCTTTTTGAAGATGAGAAAAATCGCATGTGCGGAATAGCCGGTTTTTATAGTCCCAGGGAGCAAGAGCCGGGAAAGGTGCTCGATAGGATGCTCGGCCGCGTCCTCCACCGGGGGCCGGACGAAAAAGGCGCGCTTCTGGATAACGGGGTCGCCCTGGGCATAAGAAGACTCTCGATAATCGATTTAAGCACCGGGCAGCAGCCTATCTCGAACGAGGACGGGAGCGTCACGGTCGTCTGTAACGGCGAGATATACAATTACAGGGTGTTGACTAACTGGCTCTCCAGGAAAGGGCACGCCTTCTCGACCCGCTCGGACGTGGAGAGCATAGTCCACGCCTACGAAGAGGAAGGGACGCAGTGCTTGAAGAGGCTCCGTGGCATGTTCTCCTTCTGCCTTTACGACAGAAGGCGGCGCCTTCTCTTCTGCGCGCGTGACCGGCTTGGGAAAAAGCCCTTTCATTATTACGAATCCGGGGGGCGATTCGCCTTCGCCTCGGAGATAAAGTCCCTTCTGGAGCTTCCGTTCATAACGAGGGAGCTAGACACCGGCTCTATCGCGAAATACCTCGTGTACGGCTTCGTGCCCGCGCCTCATAGCATATTCAAGGGCATAAAAAAACTCCTCCCCGGACATTACCTCCTTTACGACCTGGCGTCAGGGGCGTGCAGGACCGGGCAATACTGGGACTTCGATCATTCGAAAAAGCACGAACCCGGCCGCGGCGAGGCCGAGCTCGAAGACGCCCTCGTGGACGCCGTGAGGTCGAGGCTCGTAACGGACGCGCCCCTCGGTGCGTTCCTGAGCGGCGGCATCGACAGCAGCCTCATCGTCGGCATGATGGCCCGGCTCATGCCCGCGGGCCGAATAAAGACATTCAGCATCGGGTTTGACGAAAAGGCCTATGACGAATCGGAATACGCCGCGGCCGTTGCGGAGAGATACGGCACCGAGCATCGATTACAAATATTCCGGGGCGACGAATGCATGGCAGTCATCGGCGAGGCGCTCGGCCGCCTTGATGAGCCGCTCTCGGACCCGTCCCTCATTCCCACATATCTCCTCTCGAGGTTCGCAAGCGGCCACATAAAGGTCGCGTTGAGCGGCGACGGAGGGGACGAGGTGTTCGGCGGCTATCCCAAATACTGCATACACAGGTATGCGCGCCTTTACGACTCAATACCCGGATTCCTCAGGAAAAATATCGCACAGGGGCTTACGGCGCTC
The genomic region above belongs to Deltaproteobacteria bacterium and contains:
- a CDS encoding fibronectin type III domain-containing protein; the protein is MKTVFIYAFLAVFIFVTGCGGGGGGNLGSSNNNEPLYFEEGSSFVPYQVASVKSSNLTLSSDSYQGTLDGNPITIYRISGDTLAFLLPELSPGAHTIDIDIEGEAYSLPLTVGSLPSIEDPEAYINDLVTSVAGSLDEQINSLTGVAGSEEILSKLIEVRDNLAAQSANMDSLSQEEKLWLANFLNANIMAGNAMTAASLKAFSESDCLNGTIQFVGSVLRTKALVGAAAVAIIAGQTMPILGAIAAGIAVGLLLDSLVKTLADEEHALTKCVGKLFDDILESKNLSTGPGIVLVSMKTVAAGVSTSNPSFDSGVPMTFQIMSTYSIRNAQLKSAVETLKSVITPVISLLPQAWVDQIMGVDAENTLTEVADPADYAIQSISSSNIRGSSRALGDKIELTFEFLQDPSSDQDVPFSFVLYDGIEEVSTTVSATLSKISALTGLEATSGVEQVALNWNPVQGATGYKVYWLTSTGVSKTNYMGTAEATGTSYTVMGLSRGTTYYFVVTSLDSTGIESNESNEMSKKTNTFEGTYAGGEANTAPSGESWIYTESDTVSGDSVSGVYSGYYSITNSVVFLFSWTGNITLSPSNPNHGIITGSGTLSNSGNLSFLTVSGQVTTYADGTAMLCWGAEDWTYGPFGLCTHRPSAQ
- a CDS encoding class I SAM-dependent methyltransferase yields the protein MEKTTLHEGFCISINAMKPLRRYMHRTFERAVEQNLANILGLIERDPNAVLLDCGCDDGALTRRFAAKAETTKVHGIEINPAGIAGAAGNGINAEPADLNGRLPFDDGSFDVVSANQIIEHLHNTEMFLDEIYRVLKKGGYALISTENLASWHNIAALLMGWQPFSLTNVSARYLGIGNPLALHRGKSISHEAWQHLRVFSFRGLKELFELKGFRVEKLLGAGYFPLPGFFAAVDPRHAAFLTAKIRKA
- a CDS encoding class I SAM-dependent methyltransferase, yielding MIPARYEDSTGQRLTGRHRKSFRFINGIEGIRVLDVGCSYGWFEKWALDNGCNRVIAIEPDAGTLREARAQAPGAAYLRASSLKLPLRSASVEKAVLWEVLEHLPRGSEIDALREINRVLKKGGCLYLSTPHKTFWACALDPAWWLVSHRHYSLDELREAARRAGFEVAGVDFGGGAWELFSMILLYVFKWCFRRDVPFKDILESRRDREFASPGGWTNVFLKMRKIACAE
- the asnB gene encoding asparagine synthase (glutamine-hydrolyzing); the protein is MCGIAGFYSPREQEPGKVLDRMLGRVLHRGPDEKGALLDNGVALGIRRLSIIDLSTGQQPISNEDGSVTVVCNGEIYNYRVLTNWLSRKGHAFSTRSDVESIVHAYEEEGTQCLKRLRGMFSFCLYDRRRRLLFCARDRLGKKPFHYYESGGRFAFASEIKSLLELPFITRELDTGSIAKYLVYGFVPAPHSIFKGIKKLLPGHYLLYDLASGACRTGQYWDFDHSKKHEPGRGEAELEDALVDAVRSRLVTDAPLGAFLSGGIDSSLIVGMMARLMPAGRIKTFSIGFDEKAYDESEYAAAVAERYGTEHRLQIFRGDECMAVIGEALGRLDEPLSDPSLIPTYLLSRFASGHIKVALSGDGGDEVFGGYPKYCIHRYARLYDSIPGFLRKNIAQGLTALVPLQIENTVLNSKVRKFLECSGYSPEYKNQLWTSNFMAREVESISGLAASQDLDCMEEVDFWGGSFRGDDLIDKMMYLDAKLMLADMYLVKVDRASMMNSLEVRSPFLDQEVVALACRMPSGDKVRGLTTKRALRRLALKYLPEELVYRKKKGFGLPIARWLREGRLKEVEEMLASSAAPFINRKAALGLLNEHKSGGADNSGKIWNIYVLLRWYEGYGR